The Phaeodactylum tricornutum CCAP 1055/1 chromosome 8, whole genome shotgun sequence DNA segment NNNNNNNNNNNNNNNNNNNNNNNNNNNNNNNNNNNNNNNNNNNNNNNNNNNNNNNNNNNNNNNNNNNNNNNNNNNNNNNNNNNNNNNNNNNNNNNNNNNNNNNNNNNNNNNNNNNNNNNNNNNNNNNNNNNNNNNNNNNNNNNNNNNNNNNNNNNNNNNNNNNNNNNNNNNNNNNNNNNNNNNNNNNNNNNNNNNNNNNNNNNNNNNNNNNNNNNNNNNNNNNNNNNNNNNNNNNNNNNNNNNNNNNNNNNNNNNNNNNNNNNNNNNNNNNNNNNNNNNNNNNNNNNNNNNNNNNNNNNNNNNNNNNNNNNNNNNNNNNNNNNNNNNNNNNNNNNNNNNNNNNNNNNNNNNNNNNNNNNNNNNNNNNNNNNNNNNNNNNNNNNNNNNNNNNNNNNNNNNNNNNNNNNNNNNNNNNNNNNNNNNNNNNNNNNNNNNNNNNNNNNNNNNNNNNNNNNNNNNNNNNNNNNNNNNNNNNNNNNNNNNNNNNNNNNNNNNNNNNNNNNNNNNNNNNNNNNNNNNNNNNNNNNNNNNNNNNNNNNNNNNNNNNNNNNNNNNNNNNNNNNNNNNNNNNNNNNNNNNNNNNNNNNNNNNNNNCGGAATTGCattacaagagtgggtttctgtgagcgttgttacaacgtggatatgatttttatatttgtttttaaagacggttgtcgatttggttgTGATCCCAGgagctggacggattgtttggtcaccttatcattctgagttacgaataataatgtgaggggactgagcaaatccagtggtagtggatctggtgatgtgacataggtagtatgtcacaacccctataatttaaccttgtgttgcgtatcatcacgtcctgtatggaatgtactgtaaatatggacctacgtatccactacggtgagattaacagacTTTCTACCTGTGACGGAAAATGTTTGTTTTGCATCACAAAGAATGAGCATTGCTCACATAACTCCTCTTTTTTGATTTTTCATATGGAAGGTTTTAACCTTATCAGTGACATTTACTACAAAAGCTTTCACGCTGCAGAAGGCAACATTTTCGCATATTTCCACAATCAACTGCATTTGCTTGCAATTATTGTAAGTTTAATCGTGAGTACTATTATTTGCAGAACACCAGAAACAGGTCTGGGTTGGAGTTCCAAGGACACAAAACAAATACATTTACTGCCGTCTTCTCCATTGGTGCATCCATTTCTGGATACAGCGACATCTTTGCATCGATGGTAACGTGCTCAGCGTAAATTTGGAAGCGGAGTCGTTGATCTTCCGAACGATACTCAATTTAAGAATCAAGCGAGAATCGACCTGAATGAAGAATTATCAAGCTCTACTTGTTCTGCAACAATAATATACACGCAGCTTCCCCTATTTTCATCGGGCACCACCGAGTTTGCTTAAGCAAGATCTCTTTTGACTTTCATCTTCAAAGTCACTACTAATTCTGATTTAAATGAATATAGTCTGGAACATTAATCCAAATAATAGATTAAAAATCTGCTAAAACAATTGAATAATTGCGACAATGAAAATATAATGCTTGTGAATGTGAAATAGGTGAAACTGTCTTATGACCAGTAATTTAAATTATCGAGTAAAAATAGTCTGCTGAAATAATTGATTAGTTGCGATGATGGACTACAAATGCGAATGAATATGAAGTAGGTAGAACTTTCCTCTGATTTTCTAGGTACCTCAAAATACTAGCGTGAATGCTTAAACAGTAGAAATCGATTTTTTGATAAGGTCAAAAGTAACTTTATTTGCTTCGCCTCCATTTAAAATACCCTTATAGCAGCATCATTTTGTACCATGAAACAaccgtcgacgacaacgaaaattATAAATTCATGACTCTGTTTTTAATACAACTCCCAACACAATACTAAAAATCGCACTATTCTATCAACTAAGTTTCAATTTTCCGTCAGCCGAAAAGCTGTGGAAAATTCAAATTGCCCACCATCTCTTGCCAATTAAACGATATCATGTTTGAAGAAAATTTCAATTTAAAGCGTTGGTTTTACAATATATTTAGCCTACGATTTTCATCAGCACTACAACCAATTCTTTGGAGCAGCAATTACACAACATACAAAAATCTAATTTTAATGTgcaaaaatgaaacaaaCTCATGTAAAACGACAAATAGTGGGTTTTGTTTTTTAACTATAGATCCTTGAAACCAAAGTGAACCAATTTTAAAGTGTTTGTATAAACTGATACATAGAACCTTGATAATTTTTCTGGTTGATGCGTAGTTTTTTATATATATGTCATAATTAAGAATAGATTGGTCGTGTCTTATTCACCCCAGAATCATTTCTATTTCTGCTAAAATAAGAGAGGGCAAATATGCTAGGATTGACATTCTTCCTTCTAAATTTGTTGTGTATGGCTTAATCATTTCTATTCCACAAGGTGGGATATTCCTAGCTCGCAAAGGTTTGATCAGGCAAACGTACTTAGGAAATGCTTCATGTATTGCATCAAAAACCGGTAATGTCGTTCATTTCACTGCTTCGGTGTCCGAGCGAAACAGCTTTGGGGTCGTTCTTATCTCGATTCTAGATGAAAATTGCAGCTTCACGCATATTGTGAGTTAGGATGTTGCGGAagtgtttttcttttcttccaaagtatTCTCGCAGTCTTAGTTGTATTCTGCAATACCACTTTGGCCAGCAAGAACGAAACTTTCTATTAATTATAGCCTTACTTTTTTAAAGCAAACTGTTACTTTAACAGCCAAGGGTCATAAGAACTGACTAACTGTACATTACATTTTTCTGTCTCCCCTTTGCTTGTGAGCTACGTTCCTTACGGATGTGATTGTCAATGTGAGGATTGAGTGCAGCGCAAATTCCATCTTGATTTCTCCTTGTATCTGGCCGGGTTCTATGGGCGTACGCGGCTCAGCAAAAGGTTCTGTTAGTTAATTTACTGCTCAATTTGGGAACTTATTTTCTCGGAAATAATCCGTACACTTTGCGGCTTTTTAAAGTCCCTACACTTTACGGCTTTTTAAAGTCCATACGACTCTACCGTTGACAGTCGACCTGGTTTGTCTTGCTTGCGCCGCCGCGGCTTGGTGCCAACCCTGCTCTGACCAGGTCCAATCGCATGCCCTGCGGCGATATTTACCCATCTCGCTGATAGTATAGTACTGGTAgaaaaatcaaaaacacGATGACGCTTCACCGTCAGCGCGAATGAGTATGGTAGATTCAAACCGCCATTGTCTTGATTGTGAACAGAGCGCGACACATGTCGTTGATAGTTACTGTCAACTCTAAAAAACAAGCAGCGCCTGTTGGTAATGTAAACAGAAAATAAATACTGTCAAAAGGAAATCTGTGGTTTATTCAAACCGCCAGTGTCTTGATTGTGAACAGAGCGCGACTACTGTCGTTAATAGTTACTGTCAAGTGTAAAACAAGCAGCGCCTGTTGATAATGTAAACAGAAAAGTAAATACTGTCAATACGAAAATCTGATTTCACTAGGGTTCGGGAACTTTTGACGTATGGGCAGATCGCAGAAGACTCTCAGTCGAATAAgacaatttatccaaaagTGACAAGGCAActgattttgaaaaagccCTCGATGCCTTTATTTCAGTGAAGTTGCGCTGCGAGTCAGCAGCATCGCGGCCACTAACCTTGTGACTCCTAGTTCCATTAAACTCTTTTGATCGATTTTCACCTGAAGAAGGCGAATGTAAGGTGATCACGGAACGTCGTCGATACTCTTGCCATACTTACTGTTGACAACAACCCAGTTTGAACGCTGTAGGGTACGAAAGAGGTGCGGCAACGGTACCACCTCTGTAGACATCCGCGTACACATTTCCCTACGATTTGACTTGTATTTGCAATTAGGAAAGCACTAGATAGAGCGATATTTATATTTTCCATGGTGAGCAAACCATCTCGAGTATCTCTTACGGAAGAGGCAGCCGGGGGGTTATCAGCGGGCATCGTTGGAACAGTCATCGGCTTTCCCCTTGATTTAATCAAAACAAGAATGCAAACTCACCAAGGCCAACCGGGTGGTGGTATTTTCGAAAATGGATTACGCGTTGTAAAATCCGAAGGTATTTTGGCCCTATACAAAGGAATAGCGCCACCTCTGATTTCACTATCAATTTTGAACACTTTCACGTTTGCGAGCTACTCCTACTTCCAAACAATATTTCAGGCTGATAGGGGTTGGGATTGGCGAAACTCAGTAGCTGGTGGAGTTTGTGGTCCGTTTGCTGCCACTGTGTCAACAGTGGAGAATTTAGTAAAGACTCAAATGCAAGTGGACAATATCTCGAAAAAGCAGTTTATTGGATCTTGGGATTGTGTGACGAAGTTGACAAGAACGCATGGCCCACTAATACTGTACACCGGTTTCGGAATCAACTCTATTCGAGAAATTGCGTTCCTTACAACTTACTTTGGACTTTACGAAGGTTTGCGACAGACATTTGGGGACCTTGCCGGCAGGCATCCCATAAGTACATGGACAATTCCAGTCGCTGGTGGTTTCGCGGGTG contains these protein-coding regions:
- a CDS encoding predicted protein encodes the protein SAGIVGTVIGFPLDLIKTRMQTHQGQPGGGIFENGLRVVKSEGILALYKGIAPPLISLSILNTFTFASYSYFQTIFQADRGWDWRNSVAGGVCGPFAATVSTVENLVKTQMQVDNISKKQFIGSWDCVTKLTRTHGPLILYTGFGINSIREIAFLTTYFGLYEGLRQTFGDLAGRHPISTWTIPVAGGFAGAASWFLSFPLDCIRAGVQGQDMSSQRKGSLKVLWYLMETKGVKGLYSGVSPSIVRAFLVSGSRFSAYEGALWLLRGGRDVQH